The Caldisericota bacterium genome includes the window TCTTATATTTTCAGGAATATCTTTTATAAGTTCATTAAAAGAAGAAACACCTATTTCCTTTAACATCCCCTTTTTTTCGTTATCTGTATTCGGGATGTATTTCATTTTATCACTCTTTCCGGTATTCTGAATATTCCTCGGCACTCATTAAATTATTTACTTCACTCGAATCCTCGACCTTTATCTTCACTATCCACCCCTTGTCATAAGGATCTTGATTGATGATTGACGGAGTACTAACAACATCTCCATTTACTTCAATTACTTCTCCTGAAACAGGTGCATTCAAATCTGAAGCAGCTTTTACAGATTCGATTGTTGTAAATACTTCACCTTGTTTCACTTTCTTTCCTTTGGCCACTTCTTCAAGGTATACAATATCCCCAAGTTTGTCCTGAGCGTAATCAGAGATGCCAACTGTCGCGATGTCCTCATTTAAACTTACCCATTCATCTGACTTTGCATAAAAAATACCTTCCTTTAATTTATAGCCCATAATAAATGCCTCCCATCAAAAATTTTCATATTCTACTACAAAAACGTTAAATTCTCAATACAGATTCTTTGAAACACGAATAAATTCTTCGAGAGAAAGATTTTCCCCGCGAATTTCAATGGGCAAGCCAGCATCAATAATTGCATTCTTTAAAATATCCCCATCAAAATCTTTCTTTAACGCATTAAATAAGGTCTTTCTTCTTTTAGAAAATGCCCCTTTAACTACACGAAACAATAAATCCTCGTTTACAGATTGGGGGGTATCTGTCCTCCTTACCAAATTAATAAGCGTAGAGCTCACAAGGGGCATAGGATAGAAAAAATGAGGGGGAAATGTTTTCAAGAATTGTTTCTTAAAAAAGAAGTCCGTAAATATAGTAATGGACCCGTAATCTTTATTGCCCGGACCGGCAAGAAGTCTTTTAGCAAATTCTTTTTGAAACAACAAAACTGTTCTATTTATTGTTTTAGTTTTTGCAATTTTTACAATAAGTGAGGAAGATATATTAAAAGGAATATTGCCAAATAATTCTTCCACATCCCACTGTGAAAAATCAACCTTTAACGCATCCTGCATCACAATTTCAATATTTTCATGCCGAGTATCTTCATAATATGGTTCAAAACGCTTGTCTTTTTCTATCGCAATAATTTTTTTTGCTCTCTCTGCAACAGAATTTGTAATAAAAAGAAATCCCGGACCAATCTCTAGATATATCCTGTCACTCGCAGGATTTATTGCATCTCTAATATAAAAAATGGCAGAACGATCTATAAGAAAGTTCTGCCCCAATCTCTTTGAAGAGTAAAGAGAATATTTTTTTATCAGTAATCTAATTTGCTTGGAAATTTCCATTTGCCTGGAAGTAAGTAAACAGTAACTGCTCTTCTACCCCATTGTAATGCATCATCTGTTGAATAAAAAAAGACATCAATGATATTCCCTTTTATTGCGCCACCGGTATCGCCTGCAACAGCATACCCGTATCCTTTCACATAAAGAAGACTTCCCAATGGAATCACATTGGGATCTACAGCCACAACACCAACGCCGCTCCTTAATCCAGATGCTGTAACCCAGGGATTACCATCTGTTTCTATAGCGCGTGGAGAATAAGCAGTTGCAATCATTTCGTATTTTTTTAAATAATCACCACTAAAAGAAGCTTGTCCTACTTCATATAATTGAGATATTGCTGGCTTAACAACTTTTTCGCCCAATAAGTCATCTGTAATCTTTTTCCCACCAAAATAAACAGTATAAAATTCCTTTTCAAGCATTCCATCTGAGCCATTTCTAAATTTTACAACCTTTCCTTTTTCAAGAAGTCGATTTTCCCTATAAACTATTGTAAATGGAATAACAACTTCAACTTTTCTAACAACTTCTACATAATGCTTTACAATAATTTCTTGGTTATCATAAATTCTGCTTTCTAAATCACAATTTATATAGTCCTTGTCTCCAATATCAATATTCTTCTCATTGAGTAGCTCCTGAACAGTCTTTTTTTCTGTAAAAAATGACATCTTTTTCCTGTCCACTATTAAATGTACCGGTCTCGTTCGCCTAATAACAATTTCGCCCCTATAAAGTGTTTCGACAAGTCTGGGAATTACAACATCATTCTCTCCTATACCTATTTTTGCTTTGCTTAGTATTTCATTGACAGTAAGAGCTTTTGCAGAAAAAACCCGAGTTACATCAGCACCATCAACAATTGAATATGAGTGAATAAAAAACAATGAGCAGGAAAAAAGGATAAAGACGGAAAGCAATATAATTTTACTAATTTTTTTCATTGCTTTTTCTCTCTTTAAGCTGCTTTTCAATTGATTCAAGCCGCATATCTATACCTTTTAAGGTGCGAAGAAGCTCTCCCATCCAATCAATATCAAAATCACGAATTGAAACAGGAGTTAATTCGCCAACGTCTTCTAATTCATCCACCTCTAACCCATTAATTTGAGCTACAAGTGAAAGCTTATTTTTCGCAATAAGCTCACTTTTTGCTGATTTTCCAACAAGTCTCGTAAGAAAAATCGTAGGAAAAAAATAATAAATCCCACCGTCATCTGTTATAAGATTTGCCCCTTCACAAAAACTTATAAGTGACAATGGAGAAATTTGAAGTATATCTCCATTACTTAAAACAAAAAGTATGGATAGCTTTTTTTTGTCATTATTTTTAATACGTGCAAACTGAAAAATCACCTTTTTGTTTATTTTAATTCCTTCGTCCCAGAAAATTTGTCTTGCTATCTCAGGGAATACCTTTTTGAACGTCTTATCAGCCGTTTTTACAAAGTGAACAAGAAAAATAGAATAACCTGTATAAAAGATACCATTCTCTTCATCCAGAACTTTAGTTTCTCTTATCTTCTCCTTTAATATTTTTTTTGAAGCACGGTTAACAGTTAAAAAAGCACCTTTCAATGTCTTTACTCGCATTAAACCTCCTCATAAATTAACATAACTAAGATGGTAGTTTAACAAAAATAGAATTTTATGCAAGTTTAAGCCTTGATACAGCATCCAGACAAAGATCACTTGTTTGTCCCGCTTTATATCGCATAGCACCTGCCATTGCAATCATTGCGGCATTATCCGTAGAGAGAT containing:
- the gcvH gene encoding glycine cleavage system protein GcvH; its protein translation is MGYKLKEGIFYAKSDEWVSLNEDIATVGISDYAQDKLGDIVYLEEVAKGKKVKQGEVFTTIESVKAASDLNAPVSGEVIEVNGDVVSTPSIINQDPYDKGWIVKIKVEDSSEVNNLMSAEEYSEYRKE
- the rsmA gene encoding 16S rRNA (adenine(1518)-N(6)/adenine(1519)-N(6))-dimethyltransferase RsmA, with translation MEISKQIRLLIKKYSLYSSKRLGQNFLIDRSAIFYIRDAINPASDRIYLEIGPGFLFITNSVAERAKKIIAIEKDKRFEPYYEDTRHENIEIVMQDALKVDFSQWDVEELFGNIPFNISSSLIVKIAKTKTINRTVLLFQKEFAKRLLAGPGNKDYGSITIFTDFFFKKQFLKTFPPHFFYPMPLVSSTLINLVRRTDTPQSVNEDLLFRVVKGAFSKRRKTLFNALKKDFDGDILKNAIIDAGLPIEIRGENLSLEEFIRVSKNLY
- a CDS encoding 3D domain-containing protein; this translates as MKKISKIILLSVFILFSCSLFFIHSYSIVDGADVTRVFSAKALTVNEILSKAKIGIGENDVVIPRLVETLYRGEIVIRRTRPVHLIVDRKKMSFFTEKKTVQELLNEKNIDIGDKDYINCDLESRIYDNQEIIVKHYVEVVRKVEVVIPFTIVYRENRLLEKGKVVKFRNGSDGMLEKEFYTVYFGGKKITDDLLGEKVVKPAISQLYEVGQASFSGDYLKKYEMIATAYSPRAIETDGNPWVTASGLRSGVGVVAVDPNVIPLGSLLYVKGYGYAVAGDTGGAIKGNIIDVFFYSTDDALQWGRRAVTVYLLPGKWKFPSKLDY